A single region of the Thermodesulfatator indicus DSM 15286 genome encodes:
- a CDS encoding carboxylate-amine ligase, protein MWRKKIRKIIPFKTSKPLTLGIELELQVLSSEKRKLTPKGPLLIERAPSWLKQWLKPEAYQSMLELVTPVCQSIEEAETFLEKSIKTLENLAAQEKALIFASSLHPEAKPGEQPIWEDERYKRIFEELELVGRRFIAQGFHVHIGMPGAEEALRVYNALRPYLPLFLALSTSSPFYRGRATGFHSYRTKLFEVLPLAGLPRGFSSWKEFETVINILTELKIVEGFRDLWWDIRIQPTLGTIEIRACDVPGRLKDLLAIVTFIQALAAKFLDGENPPGLPQEAIAFGKWQAARHGLFGQMVDPVTLRKTSFVAIAHELLEELIPLAERLKTTKYLTHIETILEEKPASFKMLALFEKGANFPEIISVMQKEFWE, encoded by the coding sequence TTGTGGAGAAAAAAGATTCGTAAAATAATACCTTTTAAAACAAGTAAACCATTAACACTTGGCATTGAGCTAGAACTTCAAGTACTTTCGTCTGAAAAGCGCAAGTTAACACCCAAAGGTCCTCTTCTAATTGAAAGGGCTCCTTCGTGGTTGAAACAATGGCTTAAGCCTGAAGCCTATCAATCCATGCTGGAATTAGTTACTCCTGTTTGCCAATCAATTGAAGAAGCTGAAACTTTTTTGGAAAAGTCTATAAAGACACTAGAAAACTTAGCCGCTCAAGAAAAAGCCTTAATTTTTGCGTCAAGCCTTCACCCAGAAGCTAAGCCCGGAGAACAACCCATATGGGAAGACGAACGTTATAAGCGTATTTTTGAAGAATTAGAGCTGGTAGGAAGACGCTTTATAGCCCAAGGGTTCCATGTTCATATCGGTATGCCCGGAGCCGAAGAGGCGCTAAGGGTCTATAATGCCCTGCGGCCTTATTTACCACTATTTTTGGCCTTAAGCACCTCTTCTCCTTTTTACAGAGGAAGGGCTACGGGATTTCATTCTTACCGTACCAAACTTTTTGAGGTCTTGCCTCTAGCCGGGCTTCCGCGGGGTTTTTCTTCCTGGAAGGAATTTGAAACTGTTATAAATATTTTGACGGAACTAAAAATTGTAGAAGGATTTAGAGATCTTTGGTGGGATATAAGAATTCAGCCAACCCTTGGCACTATAGAAATAAGAGCCTGTGATGTTCCCGGCCGTTTAAAGGATCTTTTGGCTATAGTAACTTTTATACAGGCACTTGCCGCGAAGTTTCTCGATGGAGAAAACCCACCAGGCCTCCCTCAAGAGGCTATTGCCTTTGGTAAATGGCAGGCTGCCCGGCATGGACTTTTCGGCCAGATGGTTGATCCCGTTACTCTTCGCAAGACAAGTTTTGTTGCCATTGCCCATGAACTTTTAGAAGAACTTATCCCTTTGGCTGAAAGGTTAAAGACGACCAAGTATCTTACCCACATTGAGACCATCCTTGAAGAAAAACCTGCTTCTTTTAAAATGCTTGCGCTTTTTGAAAAGGGCGCTAACTTTCCCGAAATCATTTCGGTTATGCAAAAGGAGTTCTGGGAATGA
- a CDS encoding gamma-glutamyltransferase family protein produces MKGAIACGNRYTALAACEILKAGGNAFDAICAAAFASGVTEAGLTSLGGGGFATVYQAQDKNILIYDFFVDTPGKGLKQKPENLDFRTVTINFIGSSQDFHIGLASVAVPGTLKGLVSLHQDLGSLPLKEVVAPAVRFAREGFEIDSFQAYCFKLLTPIFTATEDMKSIFFPQGRPPEPGEIIKNPALANFLENLPESLEEFYQGEIAQKIANMMAEEGGLLTLEDLKSYQVIRRKPLEFEFKKGKLITNPPPSFGGPMVSLSLKIFEELFEGGDFLSKEHIKALAETLILVHDFREKIVKEDPNRAIELLKRPLATRGTTHMSVADRAGNLASLTMTFGEASGFLAPGTGIVLNNIMGEDDLHPRGFFADPPGLRISSMMAPSICFLDGRGIALGSGGSKRIRSAIFEVIVNLAYFHLSPEKAVSDPRLHYDGEVLQVEPGVSEEILAELSCPVNVWPEKDLYFGGVHLVDDHFEGAADERRAGVFKVV; encoded by the coding sequence ATGAAAGGAGCCATTGCCTGTGGAAACCGTTATACAGCCTTAGCAGCATGTGAGATCTTAAAGGCCGGAGGGAACGCCTTTGATGCCATTTGTGCGGCGGCTTTTGCCTCAGGGGTGACCGAGGCCGGCCTAACAAGCCTCGGCGGAGGTGGCTTTGCTACGGTTTACCAGGCCCAGGATAAAAATATTCTGATTTATGACTTTTTTGTTGATACTCCTGGAAAAGGGCTTAAGCAAAAACCAGAAAACCTTGATTTTAGAACCGTTACTATAAATTTTATTGGTTCTTCACAGGACTTTCACATAGGGCTTGCCTCTGTGGCTGTACCAGGAACTTTAAAAGGACTGGTAAGTTTGCATCAGGATCTTGGTTCCTTACCTTTAAAAGAAGTAGTAGCTCCCGCCGTACGCTTTGCTCGAGAAGGCTTTGAGATAGATTCTTTTCAGGCCTATTGTTTTAAGCTTCTTACACCAATTTTTACCGCTACCGAAGATATGAAAAGTATATTTTTTCCCCAGGGTAGGCCCCCTGAGCCTGGCGAAATCATTAAAAATCCTGCCCTGGCAAACTTTTTAGAAAATTTACCTGAAAGCCTTGAAGAGTTTTATCAGGGTGAGATCGCTCAAAAAATTGCGAACATGATGGCTGAAGAAGGAGGTCTTCTGACCTTGGAAGATCTCAAAAGCTACCAGGTAATCAGGCGCAAACCCCTTGAGTTCGAATTCAAAAAAGGAAAGCTTATCACCAATCCACCACCATCGTTTGGCGGACCTATGGTTAGTTTGTCTCTCAAAATATTTGAAGAACTATTTGAAGGAGGAGATTTCTTAAGCAAAGAACACATAAAAGCCTTGGCTGAAACTTTGATTCTGGTTCACGATTTTAGAGAAAAAATAGTAAAAGAGGATCCTAATCGCGCCATTGAACTGTTAAAACGGCCTCTGGCCACCCGTGGCACCACTCACATGAGCGTAGCTGATAGGGCCGGAAACCTGGCTTCTCTTACCATGACTTTTGGCGAGGCCTCAGGTTTTCTTGCTCCTGGAACAGGCATTGTGCTAAATAACATTATGGGTGAAGATGACCTTCACCCTCGCGGTTTTTTTGCTGATCCGCCAGGACTACGCATATCTTCCATGATGGCCCCAAGTATTTGTTTTCTGGATGGCCGGGGAATAGCCCTTGGAAGTGGCGGAAGTAAACGCATTCGTTCGGCCATCTTTGAGGTTATCGTTAACCTGGCCTATTTTCATTTGTCACCAGAAAAGGCTGTTTCTGACCCGCGATTGCACTATGATGGCGAAGTACTTCAAGTTGAACCGGGCGTATCTGAAGAAATTCTGGCTGAGCTTTCTTGCCCGGTAAACGTCTGGCCAGAAAAAGACTTATATTTTGGTGGAGTTCACTTGGTTGATGACCACTTTGAGGGTGCAGCTGACGAAAGACGGGCTGGTGTTTTTAAGGTAGTTTAA